The Branchiostoma floridae strain S238N-H82 chromosome 12, Bfl_VNyyK, whole genome shotgun sequence genome segment TCAAGTTACTCTAAATTGTCTCTAGTCAGCTAATCCAAATAGTTAGCTAGTCAGCTACTCTGAATAGTTAGCTCGGCAATTACTCAGCTACTACCAATAGTTAGTGGGTCAGCTACtctgaatactagtagttagcTAGACAGGCAATATGAATCGTTAGTCAATCAACTACTCTAAATAGTTAGCCACTCAGCTACTCTGAATAGTTAGCATGTCACCTACTCTAAATAGTTAGCTAGTAAGCTACTGTCGATGTTGAGCCAATCTGCTACTCTGAAAACCTAGCTAGTCAGCTActatgaattgttagcatgtcCCCTACTTTGACTGGTTAGCTAGTCAGCTACTATAGATAGTCAGCTAGTCAGCTACTCTGGATAGTTAGCTAGTCAGATACTCTCGATACTTAGCCAGTCAACTACTCCCGTCAGTTATTCTGAATAGTTAGCTAGTAATCTACTATGAATTGCCAGCTATACAGTTAGTATAGATGGTTAGCTTATCTGCTATATGTACCTTATAGCTACAAACGTAAATGAATATGTGAAAAAACGTATTCTCACTATTCTGTTTCTCCAAAGCAGTTAGAGCGAATAAGAGACGAACTTACTAAAATCACACTTGAAAAACGCACCTCTTTCCTAATCTGTTGCTCACTTCCCTTGTGTGACTGTGCCACATATTTGGGTGGTTTCTGTGACCCCGTCCCTCCCACCCGCCTCTGTGTCACGGAGAACACCACGTGCTCCTTTTTCCTGGTCCTGTCCTCCTCTCTGTCCTCACTCAGGATGTCCATGGTCACCTCGCTCTGGAAGAAGGCTCTGGCCACAGCTTTGATGATTCCTATCAAGGGAAATGATCCGCGAGATCATTATtagtatttgtttgtattgaatACCCAGTAAACCTCCTCACGGTGTAACACACCACGTTTGACTGAACaacatttttgactgaacaacacaagctgcatatccggaaaGATTTATTCAtgcatgtccagaaatgggtggAATGTGCGAAGTTAGGATCAGTctacgtcacacgtaatttccgacaacttcAAGCTTCTGACAACTTCCGACAACTGCTGTCGACAAAGATCGGGGAACTTCGGCAGTTATCTGTGACGTAATTAACTAGGCTAacttcgtacatggggcgggcCTGATGTACGAAGTACGTTGTAGAGGCTAACTTCGAACAGAACTTCGTACATTATccccatttctggacatacctctatttatttgatccactcacaccgggatggtCTCCtattcttttcaataagtgtggtgggttcttttacgtgctcaaGGTATGACCCTCCTTAAACACGCGACCTCTATTTAACGTCTTACCCTAGGGACGTACCTAACTAAATGTAGGAACTTATTTTCACCAGAGTGAAGCGTTTCCCAATGCCACAACGTCAACagggcatgtcaggggattcgaaGCCAGGACCTCTAGGGTCTGGACCAAATACCCTATTACACCATGCCAACGTTGAATCTTCATttgtctcccccccccccttttctctTCACTGCCCCCATATTTTAAACATTTGCACACATTTAACGTTAAACACTGATATCATGCTATATCTCGTACATAACCATTACCTGTCCAAGGAGCAGTCATCATTGACAGTGTAGTTCCTTGCCATAAGGTAAGTTCTTTCTCGGCATATTCTTGTCTTCACAACTCCACTGTTTACGTAGCTGACACCAGGGGGTAGGACTTCACGtttgttgtacagttttgtttgtgACAACGTTACGTGGGGTTTATCGATCTAGTCCATCCGAGTTGACCCTATTTGTATAGTTCAAGAGTGGGTGGAGTGGATCTAAGTATGCTCAAGAGAGGGTGTTGAAGAGCATGCATTGAGAACGATCGAATAACGAAGTGTTGACTGAATTTTGTGCTTGTAACAAACGAAGTGAACGTCAGAGGTCGCAGTGTACGTTACTTGTTGTTTTTCGTCGGACAACATTAGATATATCTTATTGTTAGAAATAATAAGTATTATTTGTCATCTCTGTTGCAATTTATCGATCCTTATAGACAATGACATGTATTTGCTAAAGCCGCTTTTGACCCGGATTTCAAAGCTAAAGTGTGGGTTTATAAACTAACGTCACTATGGCAACCTGAGGTATCAATAACAATGATTACGTAAATAATCCGGGCCCCACCCTATACTTTCTCTTCCACTGAGGACAGTGTCCAtcccgaaaatagtttcatcaggctagtagaacataggatattggaattttctttattttataaACAGATAGGTCTcacctgcttacgtttcgatcTATGTATGATGTACGTATACTTTACTTTGATATAACACGTTGTTATTCCAATGCCCAAAGTTAATCTAttcgtccatccatccatccatccatccatccatccatccatccatccatccatccatccatccatccatccatccatccatccatccatccatccatccaaaaatacatgcatacatacatgtctatatatatatacacacacacgtacacacatacacacacacgcacacacacacatacacacacgcacacacacacacacacacacacacacacacacacacacacatacatacatgcatacgtGCATACATATCGTACactacacaaatacatacatttcaTAGTATTACATTTTTAGACATGTACACCAAAGTCACCCATCCCAGCCCCCTTTTCACTTACCAATAACCATAGGTGCCAGCCCTTTCCTATCAGAGTAATAGTGCAGAAACATGTTGCTGTCGACTTTCTCGACCCTGAACGAAGGTGCGTTCATCTTGTCGTACGCCAGCGTCAGGTAGGAGTGCAGAGAGTCCAGATTCTCGATGAATTCCACCAAGTTTTCTCCGAGTGTCCGTAACATGTGGTCGTAGCCGGAGCGCACGCAGAACTCGAAGAAGAACTCGCCAAAAAGCATCAGAACTGTGCTCTTCTCAACAGCTGAGAAAAATAAAGGTTTCACAGAGAACTTCATTGCACGACAATGGTAACAGCTATCCATTGCGTGACAATTGTATCAGATAATCATCCCGCAACAATTGTAAGAGGCATAATCAGTAGACTTTTATTCGTTGTGTACCGTTTTAGTCGTTTACTTTTTGAAAACGGGACATTCATGAGATATTCCGATGTAAATAGTTTAAACGATTTTTAAAAGTGACATAGTTtgtatatgataaatatgtatatagCAGTAActcgtgtacatgtacttgtcgaaAATCGCACTCGTCATTTTAGTTATAAATTGTGTTTGCATCTAAGCCACTATTGTGATTGAAAAGCTGCACAATTCAGCCTCCTCTGGCGGCTGCAAGGTTGCTTTTATTTCGTGTCATTTATATTTCTGCGAAacgaataaaccagtctactactacatAAGCTAAATGAAAAGCTACCATGAATAGATCTGCCAGTTTTGAAAGTaatggatacatgtacacaacgaATAAGGggcaagtaacgttacaatttATGGCAACTTAATCATACGTAACTctactttacctttatccgcggggtaacctatattcgttgtttttaaaaacaggatatttaagATTATCAAGTCGACAGTAttataaaattgcaatattttcgaaatataccatctattttgaaaatatggccgccgcgtgagaaaggcaAAAACCTACAGAAACTAACTAtgacataacattacataacagtACAagataaatacacacacatgtcaACCTTCTGTCATCACTAAACAAATTCTCTTTTTTGAAGCCACGGACCGGGGCTTGTTTTCCGCCTACTCGGACACTAATTGAGAGTATCTAGACAAACATGATCAAACATGTCACCATTGTAATCCGGTGAACGCACACACACGCTTTACCGAACCACTGACTGTGGACAACACACTGACGACACTTCTGTTTAATCTGTAACTCAAACATGGCGTTACTATAGCGATCGGGTGTTAtcaatacccctgtcacattatccacgatcttcgggcgtatcgatggaagatcgggcatatttaagatcgacagagggttgcgcgtatttttcacatgaaaaccgtccctagcctgtcacatataagccatactttgtaccttgtacaattgctgtgaaatgaaattataattgtaagcgaggctcgggcgattgccgcagaatcgtcgtccgatcgattttcgacAAATACGACAGGGGTATTACTACATGaaaaattgagttttttttatgtgtttctccctctctctctctctctgtgtttgtttttccgtaTATTTGTGCTCAACATAATTTTAAAactttggatggattgtatttaGTTATTGTTGTACAGTTATGATCTTTAGTATGTAGATATAGACGACGGGAAGACGACGGTCAAAATGAGTTCTGGTTTGTGACCTTATTACTGCAACAGAACGtccggttttgtatcttttaatgGTGACGTGCTATGATCTTGATTTTTCattggcagatagcttttgatataaGGAAGAAGCGGtatatgtttgggtcccctagttTTTTTTGGCAATGCTTATGAAATGCATCTTAATCTCTCTCTTGCCTCGCAAAACTCAATGATATTTAGAGTTtttgaaatgatgaaataaGTCCAAACAATACGTCATTATTTAGAATGATGTAGTCACAAGACTCACAGCAAATACGAAAATAAAGACTGTGTAAAACAGATCCagactgttttgtaaacaacaaagtCACGTGACTTACCGAGGCACCGACATGCCACGTCAATGAGCGTCATGGTGTCCACGTCATCATAATATGTGTACGTCATGAAGTTGTCTTCCACCTCAGCCTCTCGCCTGGGAAAGGcaataatcaattaatcaatcaatcagaaaCCAATCAATAACTTGATTAACCAATTATataaatcaattaatcaatcaatcaatcacgtATCTATGTAGAAATGATAACTCATATATTcttggatactgtaaatgcagaagctTTCGTGGTGGtgtaatgttcgcggttttcgcggtgaccacttcaccgcgaacttaaaaccaccgtgaacattttccatgacagtgcatggtgtaaccgcgaacttaaaacttccgcgaaaagtcccttttcccgctaccacgaaattaaatccccgcgaacttatattcatttacagtactttgcgGCTGGTCTGTGtaacataccaggtttgtaTTGAACAGTACATGCTGCATATCtagaaatattcataaatttattctcttttcgataagtgtgatgggttctttaatgtgcttgaggtgtgactctcctcaaa includes the following:
- the LOC118427102 gene encoding guanylate cyclase soluble subunit beta-2-like; this encodes MVYGFINLCLKSLVVEKFGEEAWENIRREAEVEDNFMTYTYYDDVDTMTLIDVACRCLAVEKSTVLMLFGEFFFEFCVRSGYDHMLRTLGENLVEFIENLDSLHSYLTLAYDKMNAPSFRVEKVDSNMFLHYYSDRKGLAPMVIGIIKAVARAFFQSEVTMDILSEDREEDRTRKKEHVVFSVTQRRVGGTGSQKPPKYVAQSHKGSEQQIRKELTTSIQSS